From the genome of Tsukamurella pulmonis:
ACGACGCGCCGCCCGTGCTCCGCGGCCCACAGCGCCATCGCCGCCGCGGTGGTGGTCTTGCCCACGCCGCCGCTGCCGCAGCACACGACCACGCGCGTGCCCGGATCCAGCAATTGCGGTCCCAGCTTCAGGTCGATCATCGGACACCCGCCTCGATCAGTGCGCCCGACAACTCGTACACGCCGCCCAGGTCCACGCCGCCCGTGAGCAGCGGCAGCTCCAGCAGGCCGGGCGCGTCCACCGCGCCGAGGTCCGCGCGCGCATCGTCCTGCCCGCGCACGGTGCGCGCGAACTGGATCGTCTCCGTGAGTAGACCGGCGAAGTCCTCGTCCGAGAGCGGCAGCCCGGCGCCGTCGAGCGCGGCGCGCACCTGCGGCCCGTCGACCGTCCCCTCGGCGGCGGCGCGCAGTTCCTCGTCGGAGAGCAACTGCGGGAGCGTCCGGTTCACGATCAACGCGCCCACCTTCAGGTCCAGCGCGTGCAGCTCGCGCACCGCTTCCGCCGTCTCCTGGATCGGCAGCGACTCGAGGAGCGTGACCAGGTGCACGACGGTGTCGGGGGAGTGCAGTAGGCGCACGACCCGGTCGGCCTGGCCCGCGATCGGCCCGGCCTTCGCGATCTCCTTCATCGCCCGCGTCACGTCGAGGAACTTCCCGATCCGGCCGGTGGGCGGGGCGTCCACGACGATCGCGTCGTAGGCGTAGCGCCCGTCCTTGCCCCGGCGCTGCGTGCACTCCATGATCTTGCCGGTGATCAGGATGTCCTTGAGGCCGGGCGCCAGCGTCGTCGCGAACTCGATCGCGCCGATCGACTTGAGCGC
Proteins encoded in this window:
- a CDS encoding ArsA family ATPase, whose translation is MVVSEAGPGGVAQDTGTAWPDGLRDSRLHFVSGKGGTGKSTVASALALALASGGKKVLLIEVEGRGGIAPIFEAGELPPTESKIADADGGGAVFALPMDVEATFLDYLKTNYGMGLAARALKSIGAIEFATTLAPGLKDILITGKIMECTQRRGKDGRYAYDAIVVDAPPTGRIGKFLDVTRAMKEIAKAGPIAGQADRVVRLLHSPDTVVHLVTLLESLPIQETAEAVRELHALDLKVGALIVNRTLPQLLSDEELRAAAEGTVDGPQVRAALDGAGLPLSDEDFAGLLTETIQFARTVRGQDDARADLGAVDAPGLLELPLLTGGVDLGGVYELSGALIEAGVR